From Channa argus isolate prfri chromosome 18, Channa argus male v1.0, whole genome shotgun sequence, the proteins below share one genomic window:
- the tescb gene encoding tescalcin b: protein MGALQSLRGRPYADLAEKTGFSFQQIAVLHKRFKLLSHNEATLKRDHFNEIPDLACNPIRAQIVEAFFDRRNYRQNRVGTVEEIGFEEFLLVMSHFRPPSLHMTGEQRESIRREKLRFLFNMHDTDNDGTITLEEYRHVVEELLSRSGALEKETAKSIADAAMLEVASISVGHMEPDEFYEGITFEHFVKLLKDFEIELRMNIRFLKMDTTTLCK from the exons ATGGGTGCTCTACAGTCCTTACGCGGTCGACCATACGCAGATCTGGCGGAAAAGACTGGCT tttcatttcagcAGATTGCAGTCCTGCATAAAAGATTCAAACTGCTGAGCCACAATGAAGCCACTCTGAA GAGAGATCACTTCAACGAAATCCCCGATTTAGCATGCAATCCCATCCGTGCACAGATCGTAGAGGCCTTCTTTGACAGAAG AAACTACCGTCAGAATCGTGTGGGGACGGTTGAGGAGATCGGCTTCGAGGAGTTCCTGTTGGTCATGTCTCATTTCAGGCCTCCGTCGCTGCACATGACGGGAGAACAGCGTGAGAGCATCAGGAGGGagaaactgagat ttttattcAACATGCACGACACAGATAACGATGGGACAATAACCCTGGAGGAATACAGACAT GTGGTGGAGGAGCTTCTGTCTCGTAGTGGGGCACTGGAGAAGGAAACCGCCAAAAGCATTGCTGATGCAGCCATGCTGGAGGTGGCCAGTATTTCAGTGGGTCACATG GAACCTGATGAATTCTACGAGGGAATTACCTTTGAGCATTTTGTGAAG ttgcTGAAGGATTTTGAAATTGAATTAAGAATGAACATTCGGTTTTTGAAGATGGACACAACAACACTGTGTAAGTGA
- the m17 gene encoding IL-6 subfamily cytokine M17 isoform X2 yields MNGHVKSMRFQQFMGPATTLLSLLLVMALTKSVAASRDRCDIPLHPALKLTRHIHKETVDLIQTYKSSQGEILDLPCTVSGSNIPDPSISGLEASDRIVNIYTHLQAFFPHFKRVYAQQKDLQLPSSPVLTELNSVWIRSDSLAKLINNIYQSIFPNRPVPEPVGGPTTLPPPQNIFQQKVYGCAVLKTYKEFLSNVSQNLRSLKREICRKRIRINT; encoded by the exons ATGAATGGTCATGTAAAGAGCATGCGTTTTCAACAGTTTATGGGACCAGCAACAA CATTACTCTCTCTTCTGCTGGTTATGGCTTTAACAAAAAGTGTGGCAGCAAGCAGAGACCGGTGTGATATACCTCTGCACCCAGCTTTGAAGCTCACCAGACACATACATAAGGAAACCGTTGACCTAATCCAAACATAT aaatcatctcaaggAGAAATATTGGACCTCCCATGTACAGTGTCAGGTAGCAATATCCCTGACCCCAGCATCTCGGGCCTGGAGGCTTCAGACAGGATAgtgaacatttacacacatctcCAAGCCTTTTTCCCACATTTCAAACGAGTGTATGCGCAGCAGAAAGACTTGCAGCTTCCCTCAAGCCCAGTGCTGACCGAGCTCAACAGTGTCTGGATTCGCAGCGATAGCCTTGCTAAACTCATAAACAACATTTATCAGAGCATCTTCCCGAATCGGCCTGTGCCAGAGCCAGTGGGCGGGCCCACGACATTACCTCCACCTCAAAACATCTTCCAGCAGAAAGTCTATGGCTGTGCAGTCCTGAAGACCTACAAGGAGTTTCTGTCAAATGTTTCCCAAAACCTGAGGAGTCTGAAAAGAGAAATATGCAGGAAGAGGATACGAATAAACACATGA
- the m17 gene encoding IL-6 subfamily cytokine M17 isoform X1, producing the protein MNGHVKSMRFQQFMGPATIPFSSALLSLLLVMALTKSVAASRDRCDIPLHPALKLTRHIHKETVDLIQTYKSSQGEILDLPCTVSGSNIPDPSISGLEASDRIVNIYTHLQAFFPHFKRVYAQQKDLQLPSSPVLTELNSVWIRSDSLAKLINNIYQSIFPNRPVPEPVGGPTTLPPPQNIFQQKVYGCAVLKTYKEFLSNVSQNLRSLKREICRKRIRINT; encoded by the exons ATGAATGGTCATGTAAAGAGCATGCGTTTTCAACAGTTTATGGGACCAGCAACAA TTCCTTTCTCCTCAGCATTACTCTCTCTTCTGCTGGTTATGGCTTTAACAAAAAGTGTGGCAGCAAGCAGAGACCGGTGTGATATACCTCTGCACCCAGCTTTGAAGCTCACCAGACACATACATAAGGAAACCGTTGACCTAATCCAAACATAT aaatcatctcaaggAGAAATATTGGACCTCCCATGTACAGTGTCAGGTAGCAATATCCCTGACCCCAGCATCTCGGGCCTGGAGGCTTCAGACAGGATAgtgaacatttacacacatctcCAAGCCTTTTTCCCACATTTCAAACGAGTGTATGCGCAGCAGAAAGACTTGCAGCTTCCCTCAAGCCCAGTGCTGACCGAGCTCAACAGTGTCTGGATTCGCAGCGATAGCCTTGCTAAACTCATAAACAACATTTATCAGAGCATCTTCCCGAATCGGCCTGTGCCAGAGCCAGTGGGCGGGCCCACGACATTACCTCCACCTCAAAACATCTTCCAGCAGAAAGTCTATGGCTGTGCAGTCCTGAAGACCTACAAGGAGTTTCTGTCAAATGTTTCCCAAAACCTGAGGAGTCTGAAAAGAGAAATATGCAGGAAGAGGATACGAATAAACACATGA